GCTTGGCCATGTAACGTCGCAATATCTTGCCCCGTTAGTCCGTTCAACGTCCCATCGTTGATGCCATCCGTATAGCCTCGTTTATGCGCCATCAGTGCTGGCCAATCAATTTTGGGCGCGCCAATCAGGCCCTGCCCTTGTAAATGTTGCGCCGCTTGTCGCGCTTCGACGGCGCTTAACAGGATTTTCTTAGGGTCACAACCGCGGTTAGGACAAGTGCCGCCCCACAGATCCGCTTCAACGATCAACACTGTCTTGCCCTGAGCCTTTAATCCGCTAGCCATGGCATTGCCGGCTGGTCCGCCACCAATCACAACAACATCGTACTGTTCCGCCATTCGAAATTCCTCCTTAAATTCATTAGCGACCATCAATTATCACAACCTAGTGTAACTGATTTATCCTTAATTGACGATTAAGATACTTCTTCATGTTGACTCAAGTAAGCCACGATTCGTTGGCGATCCAAATAGCCAACAACTCGATTTTCTTCCGTGACCGCCACATAATCGTGATCTGTCAATGCCGTAAAGGCGGTGCGTAACGTGGCTTGAACGTCTAACGATTGAATCCGACCACTCGCAACACTGGGTTCTTCTGTGAGATAACCCTGAATAAGCCCTACACGCCCAACGTAGACATCATAGACATTTTTAGCTCGGCTCGCACCAAAGAAGTTCCGCACAAAGTCGTTCACTGGATGCTGAGCCAGAGCAGCCGGCGTATCGACTTGTATTAACTGACCGTGTTGCATGACACCGATCCGATCACCCAACTTCAACGCCTCATTCATATCATGCGTCACGAAGACGATCGTGTTGTGATAGCGGGCGTGTAGCCGTAAGACCAAGTCTTGCAATTGTTGCCGCGAGATGGGGTCTAACGCACTAAATGGTTCATCCATCAAAACAATATCTGGTTGCGCCGCAATCGCCCGTAAGATACCGATGCGTTGCTGCTCACCACCGGATAATTCTGACGGCATCCGGTCACGGTATTCCTTTGGATCGAGGCCAACTTCCGCCAATAGCTCATCAATCGTTTGATTAATTTCCTTCTTAGCTGTCCCTTTCATTTCTGGAATCACGGCGATATTTTGCGCCACCGTCATCGTTGGGAACAAGGCAATTTGCTGTAAGACATACCCCATTTGCCACCGTAGACTTCGGACTGGTATCGTGGTTGTATCAGTACCATTAACTAGGATTTTACCAGCCGTCAATGGCTCTAAGCAGTTGATCATTTTAAGTGACGTCGTTTTGCCACTCCCAGAAGTCCCTACCAAAACAAATAGCTCACCCTGGTCAATCGTTAAATTAAGGTCGGGAATCACGGTCTGCCCATTAAAGTCTTTCTGGACGTGTTGAAATTCAATTGCCGTTGTCATTTAACGTCCCTCCTTCAATAAACCGTGCTTCACAAGATAGCGATGTGCAACCGTCGAAGCGGACTGCTTCTTAACATTGACTTCATAGTTCATTTCTTGCATATCAGTTTCTGAAATCTTTCCTGCTAACTTATTTAACGCTTTAACGACCTTAGGATGTTTGTTGGCAAAGCTCGTCTTCATCAACGGTGCCCCTTGATACGTTGGGAAGAAGTGCTTGTTATCCTTCAATAAGGCCAAGTGATACTGCCGTAATTCACTATCCGTCGCATAGGCATCTACCAAGTTGATTTTCCCCTTACTGATGGCTTCATAACGTAGCGCCGGCTCCATCGACTTGGCAGTCACGTCTAACCCATAAGTCTTCTTGATTCCTTTTAAGCCATCATTACGATCAATAAACTCTAGGGTCATTCCGGGTTTCAGAATCGATTCAACTTGCGTTAAGTCGCTGATTGTCTTCAAATGATGTTCTTGTTGAAATTTCTTAGTCACTGCTAATGCGTACGTATTGTTATACTGCATCGGCTTCAAGTAAGTCATTTGTTCCTGTTTAGCGAGGCGCTGTTTGGCGAGCTGATAGGTCTGGTTAGCTGTTTGACCAGCTGGGTTATTTCCCTTAACTAAGGTCTCCAGCACCGAGCCAGTAAATTCAGGATAAATATCAACCTGATTATTCTTTAACGCGCTGAATAAGAACGTGGTCTTGCCAAAGTTAGGCTTGAGCGTCACATGAACATGCTCATCTTCAGCTTCAATCAGCTGCTTATACATATTAATCAAGATTTCTGGTTCGGAACCAAGTTTACCTGCAATCGTAATTGTTTCAACTCGATTGGCATAGACACTATAAGCCCCGCCACCACCAAGTAAAGCTAAAATACCGACAAAGACGATTAAGGCGTGGCGTGGTTTAGCCGTTTGAAACCACCGAACGAGCGCACTCAGCAGAATTGCTAACAATGCTGATGAGATGGCCCCAATCAATAATAACGAGGTATCATTACGGTCAATACCGAGCATGATAAAGGTCCCGAGACCCCCAGCACCAATCAAAGCGGCCAAAGTAGCCGTCCCAATAATTAAGACGAGCGCGGTCCGAATCCCAGCAATGATCTGTGGTAGGGCAATGGGTAGTTCAACTTTAAACAACTTACGCATTCGTGACATCCCAAAGGCATCGGCGGCCTCTTCAATTGAGGCGTCAATTTCTGAGATACCCAAATAAGTATTTTGAAAAATTGGCAGTAAAGCATAGATCACCAGCGCAATTACTGCTGGCACCGTTCCAATCCCAACTAACGGAATCAATAACCCTAACAGTGCCAAAGACGGAATCGTCTGTAAGACACTCGTGAGCTGTAACAATCCCTCGGCCCACCGTGGTCGTCGAACGACCCAAATAGCCAACGGAATCGCAATTACCATTGCGATGACTAATGATGCTAATGAAATCCCCAAGTGTTGCCATAGCGCAGTCAGCAAATCCCCGCGTCGATCCATAAACGTCTGTATTAATGTCTGCATGCTAACCTCCAGTGCTCACCTTTATTACTTAATAACTTCTTAATTATCCATGTATTTAATCGTAGCATAATCCGCCAAAAATCATAGTAATACGCACCGGCAATTCACCAAATTTTGTAACTATTGTAGTTTCACGTTAAAATTATTCATTAATTTAAAATGAAGCTGGCTAGTTTTTACGAAACTATTAGATGAACCACTCAATGGATTATCATTACAACTAAGGAGGCCCCAACAATGGCTACGATTCATCTTTACCTTGCAAGTACCAACCACCAATCGACCAACATCACCGCAACGACCCCCGCTGCCTGGGTCGTCATTCTGCGATACGCTGACCATCAAAAGGCGCTAAACGACGGTGGCTACGGACATACCGAAACTTCACTGGCCTTGAGTGCTCTGACCACCGCACTCGCCACGTTGAAACGTCATGATTTACCCGTTCATATTCACACCACAACTGAACAAGTGGCGGCGGTTATTAGCGAACAACGTTATTTAAGCTGGCGGCAAAACAACTGGGACGTTCCCGAAGCCGACCAACCAGACCTACCCCAATGGCAAACGCTGATTCCCATTATCGAAGAATTTCCCAACCTCACCATCACCTACCACCCCGTGGACG
This Lactiplantibacillus plantarum DNA region includes the following protein-coding sequences:
- a CDS encoding ABC transporter ATP-binding protein — translated: MTTAIEFQHVQKDFNGQTVIPDLNLTIDQGELFVLVGTSGSGKTTSLKMINCLEPLTAGKILVNGTDTTTIPVRSLRWQMGYVLQQIALFPTMTVAQNIAVIPEMKGTAKKEINQTIDELLAEVGLDPKEYRDRMPSELSGGEQQRIGILRAIAAQPDIVLMDEPFSALDPISRQQLQDLVLRLHARYHNTIVFVTHDMNEALKLGDRIGVMQHGQLIQVDTPAALAQHPVNDFVRNFFGASRAKNVYDVYVGRVGLIQGYLTEEPSVASGRIQSLDVQATLRTAFTALTDHDYVAVTEENRVVGYLDRQRIVAYLSQHEEVS
- a CDS encoding ABC transporter permease/substrate-binding protein, with translation MQTLIQTFMDRRGDLLTALWQHLGISLASLVIAMVIAIPLAIWVVRRPRWAEGLLQLTSVLQTIPSLALLGLLIPLVGIGTVPAVIALVIYALLPIFQNTYLGISEIDASIEEAADAFGMSRMRKLFKVELPIALPQIIAGIRTALVLIIGTATLAALIGAGGLGTFIMLGIDRNDTSLLLIGAISSALLAILLSALVRWFQTAKPRHALIVFVGILALLGGGGAYSVYANRVETITIAGKLGSEPEILINMYKQLIEAEDEHVHVTLKPNFGKTTFLFSALKNNQVDIYPEFTGSVLETLVKGNNPAGQTANQTYQLAKQRLAKQEQMTYLKPMQYNNTYALAVTKKFQQEHHLKTISDLTQVESILKPGMTLEFIDRNDGLKGIKKTYGLDVTAKSMEPALRYEAISKGKINLVDAYATDSELRQYHLALLKDNKHFFPTYQGAPLMKTSFANKHPKVVKALNKLAGKISETDMQEMNYEVNVKKQSASTVAHRYLVKHGLLKEGR